The Euwallacea fornicatus isolate EFF26 chromosome 38, ASM4011564v1, whole genome shotgun sequence genome includes a region encoding these proteins:
- the Psf2 gene encoding probable DNA replication complex GINS protein PSF2, whose product MDPEEVEFWGEKTMIEIVPTFNSASIFLIGGDVGPFRASIPTVVPLWIAINLKKQQQCKIVPPDWLEMETLSNLKEEEKETKSFVKMPSEHYMVVAKLILGNASDDVPQASEIRTIIKDIWDIRMSKLRSSMDVMIKNSSMYAAIDNLTLMEMNCIRPILPHALDQIYRMKTSKRGIMGRTQTTSTASHSRTTKSFTS is encoded by the exons ATGGATCCAGAAGAAGTCGAATTCTGGGGCGAAAAAACTATGATTGAAATAGTGCCCACATTCAATAGTGCTTCTATTTTCCTCATCGGAGGTGATGTGGGGCCGTTCAGAGCCAGCATCCCTACTGTGGTTCCACTATGGATAGctataaacttaaaaaaacagcAACAATGTAAAATTGTTCCCCCTGACTGGTTGGAGATGGAGAccctttcaaatttaaaggaagAAGAGAAAGAAACCAA ATCATTCGTGAAAATGCCTAGTGAGCATTACATGGTGGTGGCCAAACTCATCTTAGGCAATGCGTCAGATGATGTCCCACAGGCAAGTGAAATACGAACAattattaaagatatttgGGACATTCGAATGTCCAAACTGAGGTCATCAATGGACGTCATGATAAAGAATTCCTCTATGTATGCAGCTATAGACAATTTAACTTTAATGGAAATGAATTGCATTAGACCTATTTTACCACATGCTTTAGATCAAATATACCGGATGAAAACG TCAAAGAGGGGAATCATGGGGAGAACTCAAACTACAAGTACTGCCTCTCATTCTAGAACCACAAAATCATTTACTAGCTAA
- the LOC136349466 gene encoding RWD domain-containing protein 4, with translation MSTETAALQEEEREALLSIYEGDEFFRQIDSSTFQYKYGVNDSGKSFVLELKWGPNYPEELPVINMDVFYNKHVISSLKQKVIELVKSEGEQFLGISMTYSLFEFLKEKFEDLIAEQPENPVEHEMDKLCISEQDSSQNLKKEKKEQLTKAQKRRQWNRLDSKREKPRGWNWVDIVKHLSQTGSKEDNNPVS, from the exons atgagTACTGAAACAGCAGCCCTGCAAGAAGAGGAGCGAGAGGCCCTTCTCTCAATTTATGAAGGAGATGAATTTTTCAGACAAATTGACAGTAGTACATTTCAATATAAA TACGGAGTTAATGATTCAGGCAAATCCTTTGTACTTGAGCTAAAATGGGGCCCAAATTATCCTGAAGAATTACCAGTTATAAACATGGACGTGTTCTATAATAAACATGT GATATCTTCACTTAAACAGAAAGTGATAGAACTAGTTAAATCTGAAGGGGAGCAGTTCTTAGGAATTTCTATGACCTATTcattgtttgaatttttgaaagagaAATTTGAGGATCTGATTGCAGAGCAACCAGAAAATCCAGTGGAACATGAAATGGATAAGCTGTGTATATCAGAACAAGATTCTTctcaaaatcttaaaaaggaaaagaagGAACAGTTGACGAAGGCGCAAAAGAGACGTCAGTGGAATAG atTGGATTCAAAACGGGAGAAACCAAGAGGTTGGAATTGGGTGGATATTGTGAAACATTTATCTCAGACAGGTTCCAAAGAAGATAATAATCCTGTATCAtaa